A single genomic interval of Lewinellaceae bacterium harbors:
- a CDS encoding DUF1624 domain-containing protein, whose protein sequence is MRAYAILMMLQGHFIDTLLAPSFRDLGNPVFSAWSFMRGMTAPIFFFASGLIFVFLLMRDKAPFRENGRVRKGLRRGVELIVIGYILRLSFPQLLTFHIYPALFAVDVLHCIGLSLLSLIAVFGLSRYFRLSYPLLLGLGGALVFYFHFEFKNADWTFLPLALENYFTQSNGSVFTPIPWVGYSMLGGVLGYALNRRPQWAFGQILPLALLASGLFTHYCSSWVLVQLYEATGWQNFLAHANFNFLAWRLGHVFIAVAIFIWIAQLWQNIPKLLLRIGSETLVIYEVHFVLLYSTWFGIGLSTFWYRSLTPWQAAFGAALFIAFFFLLIANIDRIRQYRWPWWREKLATAARLGWNWGKETGVAVWEKAVFAWRVARVRVVRWYLRRVYSAYQASGEE, encoded by the coding sequence TTGCGCGCCTACGCCATCCTGATGATGCTGCAGGGCCACTTTATTGACACCCTGCTGGCGCCGTCATTCCGCGACCTGGGCAACCCCGTCTTTAGCGCCTGGTCCTTTATGCGGGGCATGACCGCCCCCATTTTCTTTTTCGCCAGCGGGTTGATCTTCGTCTTCCTGCTGATGCGGGACAAGGCGCCGTTCCGGGAGAATGGGCGGGTGAGGAAAGGGCTGCGCCGGGGGGTGGAGTTGATCGTCATCGGGTATATCCTCCGGCTCAGCTTCCCTCAGCTGCTCACGTTCCATATTTATCCGGCGCTTTTTGCCGTCGACGTGCTGCACTGCATCGGGCTGTCTTTGTTGTCCCTCATCGCCGTTTTTGGGCTGAGCCGTTACTTCCGGCTTTCCTACCCCTTGCTGCTGGGGCTGGGCGGGGCGCTGGTATTTTACTTTCATTTCGAATTTAAAAATGCCGACTGGACCTTTCTGCCCCTGGCGCTGGAGAACTACTTTACCCAATCCAATGGCTCCGTTTTCACCCCCATCCCCTGGGTTGGCTATTCCATGCTCGGGGGGGTGCTGGGCTACGCCCTGAACCGCCGCCCCCAATGGGCATTCGGGCAAATCCTGCCATTGGCGCTCTTAGCCTCTGGCTTGTTCACCCACTATTGTTCCTCCTGGGTGCTGGTGCAACTGTACGAAGCGACCGGCTGGCAGAACTTCCTGGCACACGCCAACTTCAACTTCCTGGCGTGGCGGCTGGGGCATGTCTTCATCGCCGTTGCCATCTTCATCTGGATCGCCCAGCTGTGGCAAAATATCCCCAAACTCCTCCTGCGCATCGGCAGCGAAACGCTGGTCATTTACGAGGTGCACTTCGTCTTGCTGTACAGCACCTGGTTTGGCATTGGCCTGTCCACTTTCTGGTACCGCAGCCTTACGCCCTGGCAGGCCGCCTTCGGCGCCGCTTTGTTTATTGCATTCTTCTTCCTGCTTATCGCCAATATCGACCGAATCCGGCAGTACCGCTGGCCCTGGTGGCGGGAGAAGCTCGCCACCGCCGCCCGCCTGGGGTGGAATTGGGGTAAAGAAACGGGTGTGGCCGTTTGGGAAAAAGCAGTTTTTGCCTGGCGGGTTGCCCGGGTCCGGGTAGTGCGCTGGTACTTGCGGCGGGTTTATTCTGCTTATCAGGCTTCGGGGGAGGAGTGA
- a CDS encoding NAD(P)H-hydrate dehydratase translates to MKIFTAEQIRQLDAYTIQNEPIASIDLMERAALAFAYWFTEQFPDVQRPIHIFCGPGNNGGDGLAIARMLHHRFYDVKVYRCRIGSSTSEDFDVNLGRLPAHGGVPVQDIEKNGALPELPKGAIIIDGIFGSGLNRPVEGFWAELLEHLNRQSGTRVAIDIPSGLFADRPTESIVFHADYTFSFEMPKFAFFFPENQQRVGTWTARSIGLHAKAIEEAQTPYFFMDEAFIKLLLRPRHKYGHKGTYGHALLLVGSYGKMGAAVLSGRACLRAGAGLVSLHVPKCGYEIMQISVPEAMVNVDRHQFLLSAIPKLEGYAAIGLGCGLGQKKATRKAVLELLKKANQPLVIDADALNILGKRPEWQQHIPKGSILTPHPKEFERLFGKASNGFERNEMQRKKAQELGIHIVLKGAHTCIAAPDGCCYFNSTGNPGMATAGSGDVLTGMITGLLAQGYEPLHAALLGVFLHGLAGDLAAREFGQEAMVAGDITESLSSAFKVLNEY, encoded by the coding sequence ATGAAAATCTTCACCGCAGAACAAATCCGCCAACTCGACGCGTACACCATCCAGAACGAGCCCATTGCTTCCATTGACCTGATGGAGCGGGCAGCCCTCGCCTTTGCCTACTGGTTTACTGAACAGTTTCCCGATGTACAAAGGCCAATTCACATCTTCTGCGGGCCGGGCAACAACGGGGGCGACGGCCTGGCCATCGCCCGAATGCTGCACCACCGCTTCTACGATGTGAAAGTTTACCGTTGCCGCATCGGCAGCAGCACTTCTGAAGATTTTGACGTCAACCTCGGCCGATTGCCCGCCCACGGCGGCGTGCCTGTTCAAGATATTGAAAAGAACGGCGCCCTGCCGGAATTGCCCAAGGGCGCTATTATCATCGACGGCATCTTCGGCTCCGGCCTCAACCGCCCGGTGGAGGGCTTCTGGGCGGAGCTGCTGGAGCACCTCAACCGGCAGTCGGGCACCCGAGTGGCCATCGACATCCCTTCGGGGCTCTTCGCTGACCGGCCTACAGAGAGCATTGTCTTCCATGCCGACTATACTTTCAGCTTCGAAATGCCCAAGTTCGCCTTTTTCTTTCCGGAAAACCAGCAGCGGGTAGGGACATGGACAGCCCGAAGTATTGGCCTGCACGCCAAAGCGATTGAAGAGGCGCAAACACCATATTTCTTTATGGATGAGGCTTTTATAAAACTGTTGCTTAGGCCTCGCCACAAGTACGGCCACAAGGGCACCTATGGCCATGCCCTGCTCCTCGTGGGCAGCTACGGCAAGATGGGCGCCGCCGTGCTTTCCGGCCGCGCCTGCCTGCGCGCCGGCGCCGGGCTGGTAAGCCTGCACGTGCCCAAATGCGGGTACGAGATCATGCAGATCAGCGTGCCGGAAGCGATGGTTAACGTCGACCGCCACCAATTCCTGCTTTCTGCAATCCCCAAACTGGAAGGATATGCCGCCATTGGCCTGGGCTGCGGCCTGGGCCAGAAGAAGGCCACCCGGAAAGCCGTGCTGGAATTGCTGAAAAAGGCCAACCAACCCCTGGTGATCGACGCCGACGCCCTCAACATCCTGGGAAAGCGCCCGGAGTGGCAGCAGCATATCCCCAAGGGCAGCATCCTCACCCCCCACCCCAAGGAGTTCGAACGCCTCTTCGGCAAGGCTTCTAATGGTTTCGAACGCAACGAAATGCAGCGAAAAAAAGCACAGGAACTGGGCATTCACATCGTGCTCAAGGGTGCCCACACCTGCATCGCCGCCCCGGACGGGTGTTGTTATTTCAACAGCACCGGCAACCCGGGCATGGCCACGGCGGGCAGCGGGGATGTGCTGACGGGCATGATCACCGGCTTACTGGCGCAGGGTTATGAACCGCTACATGCTGCATTGCTTGGAGTATTCTTGCATGGGCTGGCGGGGGATCTTGCGGCCCGGGAGTTCGGGCAGGAGGCGATGGTGGCGGGGGATATTACAGAAAGTTTGAGTAGCGCATTTAAAGTCTTGAATGAATATTAA